A single Rhopalosiphum padi isolate XX-2018 chromosome 4, ASM2088224v1, whole genome shotgun sequence DNA region contains:
- the LOC132930748 gene encoding LIM and senescent cell antigen-like-containing domain protein 1, which yields MPGVTMSFSNMSCSRCGDGFDPHDKIVNSQGELWHPQCFVCSQCFRPFPDGLFYEFEGRKYCEHDFQVLFAPCCGKCGEFVIGRVIKAMSASWHPACFCCAVCNKELADRGFVRNRNRALCHECNAADKAVLSGRHICFKCHGVIDDKPLRFRGEVYHGYHFNCTACGIELNSDARELKHRSGYTANEMNELYCLRCHDKMGIPICGACRRPIEERVVTALGKHWHVEHFVCAKCEKPFLGHRHYERKGLAYCETHYHQLFGNLCFVCNQVIAGDVFTALNKAWCVHHFACSFCDQKMTQKTKFYECDLKPACKKCYEKFPSEFRRRLRKAYDNTPKKSTSA from the exons ATGCCTGG CGTAACCATGTCGTTTAGTAACATGTCGTGCTCCCGTTGTGGGGACGGCTTCGACCCGCACGACAAAATTGTTAACTCGCAAGGCGAGTTATGGCATCCACAGTGTTTTGT ATGCTCTCAGTGTTTCCGGCCATTCCCTGACGGTCTTTTCTACGAGTTTGAAGGTCGCAAATACTGTGAACATGACTTTCAAGTTCTGTTCGCACCCTGTTGTGGTAAATGTGGTGAATTCGTTATTGGACGTGTCATCAAGGCAATGTCTGCTTCTTGGCATCCAGCCTGCTTCTGCTGTGCAGTATGTAACAAGGAACTAGCTGACCGTGGGTTTGTTCGCAACCGCAATAGAGCTTTGTGTCATGAATGTAATGCAGCAGACAAAGCGGTTTTGTCGGGTAGACATATATGTTTTAAGTGCCA TGGTGTTATCGATGACAAACCATTACGATTCAGAGGTGAGGTTTATCATGGTTATCATTTCAACTGCACAGCTTGTGGTATTGAACTGAATTCAGATGCTCGTGAATTGAAACATAGATCTGGTTATACAGCTAACgaaatg aatgagTTGTATTGTTTACGATGCCATGACAAGATGGGTATTCCAATTTGTGGTGCATGTCGGCGACCCATTGAAGAACGGGTAGTAACAGCACTAGGAAAACATTGGCATGTAGAACATTTTGTTTGTGCAAAATGTGAAAAACCATTTTTGGGCCATAGGCATTATGAAAGAAAAGGCTTAGCTTATTGTGAAACTCATTATCATCAGCTATTTGGTAACTTATGCTTTGTTTGCAATCAAGTAATTGCTGGTGATG tgtTTACTGCTTTGAATAAAGCTTGGTGTGTCCATCATTTTGCTTGTTCATTCTGTGATCAAAAAATGACACAAAAGACAAAATTTTATGAATGTGACTTAAAACCAGCATGTAAAAAGTGCTATGAAAAGTTTCCATCGGAATTCAGGCGTAGATTACGCAAAGCATATGATAATACACCAAAAAAATCTACATCTGCTTGA
- the LOC132930747 gene encoding aminoacylase-1-like translates to MFSKTKEDEAVSNFRKYLQIPTVHPSVDYSECVKFLQFQAESIGLPFKIYYMAPKKPVVIITLHGQKPELQSVLLTSHMDVVPVYPEKWTYDPFSAYKDEQGNIYGRGAQDMKCVGIQYLEAIRRIKNNNLTLDRTIHVSFMPDEEIGGILGMAHFVKTDEFRSLNIGFTLDEGLASIDDVIPLYYGERTIWQFYIRSTGTPGHASLLHDNTAAEKLLFVVNKILNWRTEEKLKLSQGMDIGDVTSVNMTILDGGCQLNVVPPELSAGFDVRLAINTDRRAIEDIITGWCREAGEGVRLEVLKTNEQTTPTKLDDSNPWWLKFKSECEKMKLKLKPSICPGAGDSRYIRLIGIPALGFSPMMYTPVLLHDHDEYLNENTFLNGIHIYYNIIKGLATA, encoded by the exons atgttttcaaaaacaaaagaaGATGAAGCAGTTtccaattttagaaaatatttacaaatacccACCGTCCACCCCAGTGTTGATTAca GTGAATGTGTCAAATTTCTACAGTTCCAAGCTGAAAGTATTGGACTACcgtttaaaatttactatatgGCACCAAAAAAACCGGTAgttataattacattacatGGACAAAAGCCTGAATTACAATCTGTGTTGCTTACATCTCATATGGACGTCGTACCAGTTTATCCA GAAAAATGGACATATGATCCATTTTCAGCTTACAAAGATGAACAAGGAAATATATACGGTAGAGGAGCACAAGATATGAAATGCGTCGGTATACAATATTTAGAAGCAATaagaagaattaaaaataataacttaactcTAGATAGGACCATTCACGTTTCTTTCATGCCTG ATGAAGAAATAGGAGGAATTTTAGGTATGGCCCATTTTGTTAAGACCGATGAATTTCGTTCTTTGAATATTGGATTTACATTAGATGAAGGTTTGGCAAGTATAGACGATGTTATTCCTTTGTATTACGGCGAAAGAACCATTTGgc aattctATATTCGAAGCACCGGCACTCCAGGTCACGCCTCATTACTTCATGATAATACAGCTGCCGAAAAATTGTTattcgtggtaaataaaatattgaactggAGGACAGAAGAAAAGTTAAAATTGTCCCAAGGTATGGATATCGGGGACGTTACATCTGTGAATATGACAATTTTGGATGGAGGATGTCAACTAAACGTTGTACCCCCAGAGCTTTCTGCTGGTTTCGATGTTCGATTGGCTATAAACACAGATCGCCGTGCTATAGAGGATATCATAACTGGTTGGTGTCGCGAAGCTGGCGAAGGTGTACGGCTggaagttttaaaaacaaatgaacaGACCACACCCACTAAACTAGATGATTCAAATCCTtggtggttaaaatttaaaagtgaatGTGAGAAAAT gaAGTTAAAACTAAAACCATCGATTTGTCCTGGGGCCGGTGATAGCAGATACATCAGACTA ATTGGTATTCCTGCACTTGGATTCTCTCCAATGATGTATACACCTGTGCTTTTACACGATCACGATGAATACTtgaatgaaaatacatttttgaatggaattcatatttattataacataatcaaGGGTTTAGCAACtgcataa
- the LOC132930749 gene encoding nucleoporin NUP35-like, with the protein MEPMALGSPSHDSPQKPTYLPGYLMGERAQSPIGNVSISTMSPLRTNRSHTSDVHTTFLMRNFHHELSDKPSSTPISNRVNDEPTKAPTIDLFDMLNTSDYREEQCNNKENKQFYSDKNNLLEQPKTAPGCWITVFGYSISNKDEILSKFIHMVSCCDVRQAGPNWAHICYSDSTDYHRALLFNGHVTNNGAMIGVIPCNDKTILNENISPTESHPGQNTEVLSKSMRSPILGQQFSSPNDSISKRNNIRPMAIKPIPIQGKDNSPSATTSNGIVTKTLEYLFGW; encoded by the exons ATGGAACCTATGGCTCTGGGATCACCCTCGCATGACAGTCCACAGAAACCTACTTATCTTCCAGGTTACTTGATGGGTGAGCGTGCTCAATCGCCGATTGGTAATGTTTCCATCAGCACAATGTCTCCGTTACGTACTAATCGTAGTCATACCTCGGATGTACACACTACGTTTTTAATGAGAAATTTTCATCATGAACTAAGCGATAAACC ATCTTCCACTCCTATCTCAAATCGAGTCAATGATGAACCAACAAAAGCTCCAACAATTGATTTATTTGATATGCTCAATACTTCTGATTATAGAGAAgagca gTGTAACAATAaagaaaacaaacaattttattctgataaaaacaatttgttggAACAACCCAAAACTGCCCCGGGATGTTGGATTACAGTTTTTGGCTATTCTATTTCAAATAAAGatgaaatattatctaaatttataCACATGGTGTCTTGTTGTGATGTGAGACAAGCTGGGCCAAATTGGGCACACATATGTTATAGTGATTCTACAGATTATCATCGAGCTCTGTTATTTAATGGTCATGTAACCAATAATGGAGCTATGATTGGAGTTATTCCATGTAATGATAAG acaattttaaatgaaaatattagccCTACTGAATCACATCCAGGACAAAATACTGAAGTTTTATCAAAATCTATGCGTTCACCTATTTTAGGTCAACAATTTTCAAGTCCAAATGATTCAATTTCCAAGAGAAATAATATTAGACCAATGGCTATAAAACCTATACCTATTCAAGGAAAAGAT aactCTCCTTCAGCTACAACTTCAAATGGTATTGTTACAAAAACTTTGGAATATTTGTTTGGTTGGTAG
- the LOC132929805 gene encoding uncharacterized protein LOC132929805, with the protein MFNYCTTKCSCGMQACGCRRSEDISIHPRKMILTEMNNYMTNSDFTVSDVSAIRKSIYHARQKSLPSNPKFMSDVHKTLNIVGISKYIFTCYENLKFLCKSETIYIDGTFSYCPKYFTQFFVIYGFINEYYVPLVFCILNNKSTKTYECALLYVKNKAMQNFGLMLKPKYVTVDFELAIHLAVKSVWPLSEIIGCRVHLTQAWYRKIQALGLTSAYKDNKWLKFTFGLTFLDPNEVSDCFVEDFMHEIPDYPKYREYADYLVDNYIGEIQSSLQTFGLHLQLI; encoded by the coding sequence ATGTTCAACTATTGCACGACAAAATGTAGCTGCGGCATGCAAGCGTGTGGCTGTCGAAGATCGGAAGATATAAGTATTCATCctagaaaaatgattttaactgaaatgaataattatatgacTAATTCAGATTTCACTGTGTCTGATGTATCTGCTATACGAAAAAGTATTTACCATGCTCGTCAAAAATCTCTTCCTTCAAATCCTAAATTTATGTCTGATgttcataaaacattaaatatagtaggaataagtaagtatatatttacttgctatgaaaatttaaaatttttatgtaaatccgAAACAATATACATTGATGGAACTTTTTCGTACTgcccaaaatattttacacaattttttgtaatttatggatttatcaatgaatattatgtaccattagtattttgtattttaaataataaatcgacAAAAACGTATGAATGTGCTTTATTATATGTCAAAAATAAAGCAATGCAAAATTTCGGTTTAAtgttaaaaccaaaatatgtcACTGTTGATTTCGAATTAGCTATACATCTCGCTGTGAAATCAGTATGGCCATTATCCGAAATTATAGGCTGTCGTGTTCACTTGACTCAAGCCTGGTACAGGAAAATTCAAGCGCTAGGGTTAACTTCAGCTTATAAAGATAACAAGtggttaaaatttacatttggtTTAACTTTTCTCGATCCAAATGAAGTTTCCGATTGTTTTGTAGAAGATTTTATGCATGAAATTCCTGATTATCCAAAATACCGGGAGTATGCGGATTATTTAGTAGATAACTACATTGGAGAAATTCAAAGTTCCCTCCAAACATTTGGGCTGCATTTGCAGCTGATTTAA
- the LOC132930745 gene encoding aminoacylase-1-like yields MTELLKIKRRKMASNKDGDENEAVTNFREYLRIPTVHPDVDYSKCVEFLLRQAQSLNLPSNIYYMAPGKPIVVITWLGQKPELPSILLNSHTDVVPVYPECWTYDPFSAHKDKNGNIYARGSQDMKCVGIQYIETIRKYIKEKLVFDRTIHMSFVPDEEIGGHLGMKLFVGSPEFASLNVGFALDEGLASSDDSFSVYYGERTLWHLQIKCSGTPGHGSLIHENTAGEKLQYIINKFMNWREHEKLRMKTCKLNAGDVTSINLTMLSGGCQVNVVPPELSVSFDVRLSIAVDTTTIENTVRKWCEEAGEGVTLEFINKSAFIQPTLLGPENPWWVTFKNECDKMNLKTKTYVFPGATDSRYIREVGIPALGFSPINNTPILLHDHDEFLNEKTFLDGIDIYYNIIKSLASV; encoded by the exons atg actgaacttttaaaaattaaaaggagAAAAATGGCTTCCAACAAAGATGGTGATGAAAATGAAGCTGTAACTAATTTTCGCGAATATTTACGTATCCCCACCGTTCATCCTGATGTTGACTATA gTAAATGTGTTGAATTTCTATTGCGTCAAGCACAAAGCTTAAATCTtccatcaaatatttattatatggccCCTGGAAAACCAATAGTAGTTATAACATGGCTTGGACAAAAACCAGAACTTCCTTCTATACTACTTAACTCTCATACAGATGTCGTTCCAGTATAtcct GAATGTTGGACTTATGATCCATTTTCTGCACACAAAGATAAAAACGGAAACATTTATGCCAGAGGATCACAAGATATGAAATGTGTTGGAATACAATACATAGAAACAatacgaaaatatataaaagaaaaattagtttttgataGAACTATACATATGTCATTTGTGCCTG atgAAGAAATAGGTGGACATTTGGGAATGAAATTGTTTGTTGGATCACCTGAATTTGCATCATTGAATGTTGGTTTTGCATTAGATGAAGGATTAGCTAGTAGCGATGACAGTTTCAGCGTATACTATGGAGAGCGGACTTTATGgc atCTTCAAATAAAATGTTCTGGTACACCTGGACATGGTTCGTTAATACATGAAAATACAGCTGGAGAAAAGTtacaatatatcataaacaaatttatgaatTGGAGGGAGCATGAAAAATTAAGGATGAAAACTTGTAAATTGAATGCTGGAGATGttacatcaataaatttaacaatgttaAGTGGAGGATGTCAAGTAAATGTGGTGCCACCAGAGTTGTCAGTTAGTTTTGATGTACGATTGAGTATTGCTGTAGATACTACAACAATAGAAAACACTGTTAGAAAATGGTGTGAGGAAGCTGGTGAAGGTGTAACTTTGGAATTCATCAATAAAAGCGCATTCATTCAGCCCACACTACTCGGACCAGAAAACCCATGGTgggttacatttaaaaatgaatgtgataaaat gaatttaaaaacaaaaacatatgtATTTCCTGGTGCAACAGATAGTAGATATATTAGAGag gTTGGTATTCCAGCTTTAGGATTTTCGCCAATAAATAATACTCCTATTCTTTTGCACGATCATGATGAATTTTTGAATGAGAAGACATTCCTGGATGgcatagatatttattataatattattaagagtcTTGCATCTGTTTAA
- the LOC132930746 gene encoding aminoacylase-1-like, which produces MASTNSLEHESVTIFREYLRIPTVQPNVDYSECIRFLERQAQRLGLPLKVYYMAPGKPIAIITWVGQKTELSSILLTSHMDVVPVYLEKWTHEPFSAYKDESGNIYARGAQDMKCVGIQYLETIRKYITENLKLKRTIHICFTPDEEIGSKFGMAKFVTTREFAELNIGFALDEGIATPNEVFDVYYCERTSWYLIITCTGQTGHGSILHENTAGEKLQYIINKFMNWREYEKNKLKNSDLGPGDVTTINLTMINGGCQINVVPTELSVTFDIRLAIDIDIEKMKETVQEWCRNAGPGVYVKFKDNPIRVKPTKIDNSNPWWIAFKSECDKMDMKINTCIFPAGTDSKFIRNVGIPVLGFSPMNQTKTLLHDHNEFLNEKTFIRGLDIYYNIIKGLTSV; this is translated from the exons atGGCTTCAACCAACTCACTTGAACATGAATCAGTAACCATATTTAGAGAATATCTACGGATACCAACAGTTCAACCAAATGTCGACTaca GTGAATGTATAAGGTTTCTTGAACGTCAAGCCCAAAGATTAGGTCTCCCATTAAAAGTTTACTATATGGCCCCTGGCAAACCAATTGCAATTATTACATGGGTAGGACAAAAAACTGAATTATCATCAATATTACTCACTTCTCATATGGATGTTGTTCCAGTGTATTta gaGAAATGGACACATGAACCATTTTCTGCATATAAAGATGAAAGTGGAAATATTTATGCTAGAGGAGCACAAGATATGAAATGTGTTGGCATTCAATATTTAGAAACGATCAGAAAGTATATTACAGAAAACCTTAAATTGAAAAGAACTATACACATATGTTTTACACcgg ATGAAGAAATTGGAAGTAAGTTTGGTATGGCTAAATTTGTTACAACTCGGGAGTTTGCAGAACTAAATATAGGTTTTGCTCTGGATGAAGGGATAGCAACGCCGAATGAAGtttttgatgtttattattgtGAAAGAACTTCTTGGT atttaattataacttgtaCTGGCCAGACTGGACATGGTTCAATACTACATGAGAATACAGCTGgagaaaaattacaatatataattaataaatttatgaattggagagaatatgaaaaaaataaattaaaaaacagtgATTTAGGACCGGGGGATGTGACAACTATAAACTTAACAATGATTAATGGGGGGTGTCAGATAAATGTTGTGCCAACTGAACTATCAGTTACTTTTGATATACGGTTAGCAATTGATATAgatatagaaaaaatgaaaGAAACCGTACAAGAATGGTGTCGTAATGCTGGTCCAGGTGTCTACGTAAAATTTAAGGATAATCCAATTCGTGTTAAACCAACTAAAATTGATAATAGTAATCCATGGTGGATTGCATTCAAAAGTGAATGtgataaaat ggATATGAAAATCAATACTTGTATATTTCCCGCAGGAACAGATAGCAAATTTATAAGAAac gttGGCATACCGGTTTTGGGATTTTCCCCAATGAACCAAACAAAAACTTTATTACATGATCATAACGAATTTCTAAACGAGAAAACATTTATTAGAGGTTtggatatttattacaatataattaaaggaCTTACATcggtttga